The DNA region GTAAATGGCCAGGGCCGCGATCAAACCCAACACGAGAACGGTCTCCATGGCGAGTTGCGCCGTCGGCGGGATCGGTCGCTGGCCGATCCACAGCCGCGTCCACGCGACGGCGAAGTTCGCACACGCGCGACCCACGGCCTGCACGAGTGCCGCGGGTTCGATCGGCAGGTGGTGTGCCGACGGCGCGGCAATCGCGAGCGGAACCGTCCAGGCGCCGAGCACGAGAAACGTCACCAGCCAAACCGCCAAGGGCCAAGACCGCCTGGCCCGATCCCCAGGCGCGTGCGCCGTTCGCCGTTCGAGCAGCAGCGCCTGAACCGGCAAGACGAGCGTGACGAGCCATAACGTGCCCATGGTGGTCACTGCGCCGACCATGCAAACGCCCAGGGCCAGCGCCCATCGCCGCGGCCGCGGCCCCGCGCAGCGCGTCTGGCAAACCATGGCGCCCACGATCCAGGCGAGCCCTAACGAAAGATGCGAGGCGGAAATCCACAACAACGGATTGTCGATGCTGCCGATCGCGGCCAGCAGCCACACGCAGGCACCCGCCGCGGCCGCCCGGGGATCGCTCAGATAACGGCGCAGCAACACAAACAAACCCAGCCCGATCGCCAGGTGCGCGGCCGACATGGCCACGTGCCACGCGGGATCAAAGTCGCGAAACCAGGTCCAACTGGCGTAGTACCACAACCGCCACAGCGGAATGAAGTGCTCGTTGTGCGGCGCCCAGACAAAATCGCCCAGGCTACGGTCTCCCCGGGCGACCTGCTGCAACAGGGCTCGGTGTTCGAAGTCGTCGTAATACGGGCCGGCGGCGAAATAGAAGCTGTGAACGATGCACATCCCGGCAACGGCCAGGGCGACGGCGAACCGCGCCACGCGCGCGGGCGAGCGCATCGCAGGCGCGGCTTGGGGCAACGGCGACCGATCGGTGGAGCGCACCGGGCGGCGCACCGGGTCGCTCGCGCCCGGCGCGCTTAACTTGTCCATCGCGGCGGCCGCTTTTCGAGAAACGCGCGCATGCCTTCCTGGGCATCGGTTGTTTGGGCATTGCACACCATCGTGCAGCCCGCGGTCGCATAGGCCTGCGGCCGATCGAGCGCCAGTTGCTCGTAGAAGGCGCGCTTGCCGATGCGGAGAGTCTCGCCGCTGGCCGCCGCGATTTGCTGGGCCAACGCCCGGGTCGCAGCGGTCAATTCGCCGGCCGCCACCACGCGATTGACGAGGCCACAGTCGTGCGCTTCGGCCGCCGACAACGGGGTGCCCGTCACGAGCATCTCCAGGGCTTTCTTAGCCGGCACCGCGCGGCTCAGCGCCACTGCCGGGGTCGAGCAGAAGAGTCCGATCTTCACGCCCGGCGTGGCAAAGCTGGCCGTATCGGCCGCCACGATCAGGTCGCAAGTCGCGGCCAACTGGCAGCCGGCGGCCGTGGCGAGCCCTTGCACTTCGGCCACGACGATCTGCGGCCCCAGACGCACCGCTTCCATGACCTCGGTGCAGAGCGCGAAAATCGCTTCCAATTCTGCGGGCGAGGCCGCGCTCAGCTCGGCCAGATCGTGTCCGGCAGAAAACACCGGCCCGGCCGCAGCCAGGACGACGACCTTGATCTCGCGGCGCGGCGCCAACTCGGCCAGCTCGTCGCGCAGCGATTGGAGCATGCGTCGCGAGAGCGCGTTGCGCCGCTGCGGACAGTTGAGCAGCAGCCGGACGACGGCGCCGTCCGTCTCGCGGCTCACCAGCGGTTCGTTTGCCGTGCTCAAGGTCTGGCTCAACGGGTCCTCCCCTGGCCTTGCGGCCGCAGCCCAGATTTGCCCGTGAGGCATTTTACAGCTTGGCCGCCTGCTCGCGCAGCACGTATTTCAGCACCTTGCCCGTGGACGTTTTCGGCAAGGTGCCGAACACGACCGTTTTCGGACATTTGAAATGCGCTAGGTGTTGGCGACAGAAGCCGATCAGATCTTCGGCCGTGGCCTGGGCCTCGGCCTTGAGCGTGACAAACGCGCATGGCGTCTCGCCCCAGGTCGCGTCGGGCCGGGCCACGATGGCCGCCTCGAGCACGGCCGGGTGCTGATAGAGCACCCCTTCGACTTCGATCGTCGAGATGTTCTCGCCGCCGGAAATGATGATGTCTTTCGAACGGTCGCGCAGCTCGATGTAGCCGTTGGCGTGCATTACGCCCAGGTCGCCCGTATGGAACCAGCCGCCGCGAAACGCTTCGGTCGTGGCGGTGGGATTCTTCAGGTAGCCTTTCATCGTGATGTTGCCGCGCATCAACACCTCGCCCATGGTCCGTCCGTCGGCCGGCACCGGCGCGAGCGTCTCGGGATCGGCCACGGTCAGCCCCTCTTCAACCGGGTAGCGCACGCCCTGTCGAGCCTTGAGCGCGGCCTGCTCGTCCAGCGGCAACCGATCCCACGCGTCGTGCCACTCGCAAACGACGGCCGGCCCATAGACCTCGGTGAGCCCGTAGACGTGCGTGACGTGAAAGCCCATGCGTTCCATGCCGGCGATCACGGCCGGCGGCGGGGCCGACGCGGCCGTCATCACCTCGACGGTGCGGTCCGTCGCGCGGTGCAACCCGGGATCGGCGTTGATCAGCATGTTGAGCACGATGGGCGCGCCGCACAGATGCGTCACCCCGTGATCGGCAATCGCCGCGAACACGCTCTCGGCCGTGGGCCGGCGCAGGCAGACGTGCGTGCCGGCCACCAACGAGATCACCCAGGGAAAGCACCAACCGTTGCAATGAAACATCGGCAGCGTCCAGAGATACACCGGATGCTGCGGCAGATGCCACACCAGGGCATTGCCCACGGCGTTTAGATAGGCCCCGCGGTGGTGATAGACCACGCCCTTGGGATTGCCGGTGGTACCCGAGGTGTAGTTCAGCGCAATGGCGTTCCATTCATCCGTCGGACCTCGCCAGGGATAGTGCGGATCGCCCTGCGCCAGAAACTCTTCGTACTCTACGTCGCCCAAAAGTTGCTGACCCTGCAAGAACTCGTCGTCGCGAATGTCGATCACCCGCGGGCGCCGTTCGACGAGCTGCAAGGCGGCTTCGATCGTCTCGAAGAACTCTGGATCGACCAACAGCAGCTTCGTCTCGGCATGGTCGAGCATAAAAGCGATCGCCGCCGCGTCGAGCCGCACATTGAGCGTGTTGAGCACCGCGCCAGTAGCCGGCACGCCGTAGTGCGCTTCGAGCATCGCCGGCACATTCGAGGCCATGATCGACACGGTGTCGCCCGGGCCGATGCCGGCTAACGCCAGCGCCGAGGCCAATCGTCGCGACCGGGCAAAGAACTCGGCATAGCTGGCCTGCCGCTGCCCGTGCACGTAGGCCAGATGCTCGGGAAACACGGCCGCGGCGCGCTCCAGCAGCCCCAGCGGCGAAAGCGGCACATAGTTCGCCGGGTTGCGATCGAGGTGTTGTTCGTAGGGATTCATTCCGGCCCTCACCGCGCAAGAAAGAAGCCATCGACTTTCGACCAAGTGCCGCCAAGAGTCGCACCTGAGCGGGCGGCAATCAAGAGACGCGAGCCGCAGGCGACCCGCTTTCGCTGCCGGCGGAACCCCCGGCGACTTAGCCGGAGGCGGCGGTCATCCAGCCGGAGAATTCGCCGCAGCGCGCCTCGCGCACCTGGCGATAGGCGTGGGAAAGCTTCGTGGGGCACGCATAGCGCAGCGGCCCGATCACCGTGGTCGGCGTCTCCAGCTCGGGCAGCACGGCCAGCAAGCGCTCGCTGGCCGTGGCATCGGCCACGAACAGCCGCCCGGCGTTTTCGGCGGCCTGGACGATCAATTCTCGCTGCCGCGCCAGGGTGTCGACCCGCACCAATTCGCCGCCGCGCACGCTCGACACGTAGGGGACCCCGCTTTCCAACGCCAGGTAGGCCAGCACCCACAGCCCATCGGTGTGGATCACGTCGGGATCCTCGGCCACGATCAAGTCGTCCAGCCGCCGGCGTGCCAGGTGCAGATACTCGGCCAGCAGGTCGTCCGACCAGGCGGCCGGCCACGCGTCGAGCGGGGGGAATGCCGCCCCGGTCAACGCAGTCAACTCGCGCTCGGCATCCCACAGCCGCACGTCGTGTCCCCGCGATCGCAAACGCTCCGCGAGCGCGCCCGTGTCCCAGGCGTCGTCGGCCCGGGCAGGCGATTCGTGACAGGCTAACAGGATTCGCATGAATGACTCGCGCGCTGGCGGCGGCCCATACGTATCAATATCGGCCGTAACGACCTGGACTCTGCGTGGGGAGGTGAAACTTCGCGGTCGCGAAGCAACGGCTGGGAAGCAACGCAAGCAGTCGCGGGGAGGACCGGAAAACCGCCGGGAACGGCTCCGGCCCAAGGGGTGGGTGCGAATTCTTACTTTCTGCATGATGACAGCGTCAAGCCGAGCCTCCAACGGCCGCGCCGACGCAAGCAGCCTGCTCCCTGGCACGTCCGGCGAGAAGAAGCTGGAGAAGCTTTGACGGATGTGCCGAAGATGACGCTGGCGCTCCGGCCGCGGGTCGCCCGGGCGCGCCCCCCAGGACGTGCTAGCCTTGAAAAGCGCCGGAAAATCTCGCTAAACCGCCGGACACGACTGTTTGTGGACGAGCCGTGAGAAAGCCGGTAAGGTGAGCAGACCGAGCAACTGGGGCACACACTTCCTTCGCCGTTCGCTGCTATCGCTCGATCAGGCCGCCTTGCTGGCAACGGTCGCGGCGCGCTCGGGCCATAAATCTTTCAGTCTCTCGGTCACCGGAACGACGTCTCCGCGACGCACGATCAACGCATGAGTACCGAGCAACCCATTGACGAACGGCTGCTGGAAGAAACCAAGCAGCAGATTCGCGGACTGGTCAATGAGATTGCGCAGCTCTCGCGCACCGACGCCAGCCCGCAGGAGTTCTACGACCAGTTTCTCAGCCGCGTGGTACAGGCATTGGCCGCCGTCGGCGGTGCCGTCTGGATGGTCGGGGACAGCGGTGCGCTGGAGTTGAAATTCCAGATCAACCTGCGGCAAACCAACCTGGCCGAAAACCAGGAAGACCAGCGCCGCCATGGACGCATGTTGCAGCAGGTGCTCGCGGCCGGGCAAGGTCGACTGGTGCCCCCCTACTCCGGCGCCGAGGGCGCCGAAGACGCCGGCAACCCGACCGAATTTTTACTGGTCATGGGCCCGTTGCACAGCGGCCAGGATGTCGTGGGCCTGGTCGAGGTGTTCCAGCGCGCGGGCGGTAACCCTTCGGCGCACCGCGGGTACCTCCGCTTCTTGCTGCGGATGTGCGAGCTGGCCAGCGACTTTCTCAAGACGCGCCAGTTGCGCCACCTGGGCGATCGCCAGGCCTTGTGGTCGCAGCTCGAGGCGTTTACCCGCGCTGCGCACATGACGCTCGATCCGAGCGAAACAGCGTTCACCTTGGCCAACGAGGGTCGCCGGCTGATCCAGTGCGACCGGGTCACAGTCGCCTTGCGGCGCGGCCGGCATTGCACGATCGAAGCGATCAGCGGACAAGACACCTTTGATAAGCGGTCGAACACCGTGACGATGTTGGCCAAGTTGGCCACGGCCGTGGTCCGCACCGGCGAGCCGATGTGGTACACGGGCGACATGTCGCAGTTGGCCCCGCAAGTCGAAGAGGCGCTCGACGCTTATCTCGACGAGGCCCACTCGAAAACCGTGGCCGTGTTGCCGCTACGTCGGCCCCTGGAAGAGGTTGCCGGCGCCGAAAAAACCGAGATACCCGAACCGGTTGGGGCGCTGATCGTCGAGCAGATCGAAGACGCCCGGCCGCGCGAGGGCATGTTGCAGCGCGTCGAGGTGGTGAGCGAACATGCCGGCGCTGCGCTCGCCAATGCGATCGAGCACCACAGCTTGTTCTTGATGCCCCTGTGGAAGGCGATCGGCCATTCGAGAGTGCTGGTCAAGGCCCGCAATCTACCCAAGACGCTGGCCGCCGTGGGCGGCGTGCTGGCCCTGATCGCGGCGCTGCTGCTGGTGCCCTGGGACTTCACGGTCAAGGGCGACGCGACGCTGCAGCCGGCCGAGAGATATCAGGTGTTCGCCGCGGTCACCGGCGACGTCGACGAGGTGTTCGTCGATCACGGCGATCTGGTGAAAGAAGGCCAACTGCTCTGCAAGCTGCATAGCGTCGAGCTGAACCTGCAGATGAATCAGCTCGAAGAAGAGCGTGTCACCACGCTGACCTCGATCCAGACGCAAGAGCGCGTGAAGGGTAACAACCGGCTGCCGCCGGAAGAACGGCGCCGCGCGGAAGTCGAGGCCAACATCCTCAACGCCAAGCTGGCGAAGATCGAAGAGCAGATCGACATCTACTCCGAGCGCCTGCTGGACCTCGAAGCGATCAGCCCGCATGACGGCCAGGTCATCACCTGGGACCTGCGCCACCGCATCGAGCATCGCCCGGTGCAACAGGGCCAATTGCTGATGACCGTCGCCAATCCCAAGGGCGAGTGGGAGCTGGAGATCCGCATGCCGGAAGACCGCATGGGCTTCGTCTACGAGGCCCGCGAGGAGTTCGGCCCCGACCTGCCGGTGGAATACATCCTGGCCGAGGACCCCGGCCGGACGCTGCAAGGGAAGATCCGCGAGATCGACTATGCCGCCGAGGTCCGCGGCGACGAGGGCAACACGGTGATCATCCGCGTGGCCGTCAACAAGGCCGATTTGAAGGACCTGCGTCCTGGCGCCGGGGCGACGGCCAAGGTGCAATGCGGCAAATCCTCGCTCGGCTATTTCCTGTTCCACGACGTTTACGCGTGGTTCCAATCGAAGGTCTTGTTCCCGTATTTCTAAACTGCGCGGGACCGGCGCGAGCCGTCCTGCCGCCTGCCCCTGAGGGGAGAGCTGCCATGCACATGCCTCACACTCGAATCCGCGCGGCCGGTCCGCTCGTTGTCGGTGGCGCCCTGGCCTGGCTGCTCGCGGCACCGGGCGCCCTGGCGCAGGAAATCACCATTCCCCGCTGCCCGCTCGATTTGATCGAGGAGCGCGACGTGCCCGCCCAAGACGCCGGCATGTTGCTCGAGCTCGATGCGCGAGAAGGCGCGGTCGTCGAACAGAACATGCGGCTGGGAGCCATCGACGATCGCGAGGCGCAAGCCGAGCTGATCGTGGCCCAGCGCGAGTACGACGTCGCCAAGGAAAAGGCGGAAAACGACGTCAACGTCCGTTACGCCGAGGCCGCGGCCAAGGTGGCCGAGTACACCTATCTGCAAAACAAGAGCGCCAACGACAAGGTGCCGGGCACCGTCTCGCAAACCGAGGTGCTCAAAACGTTGTTCGACTGGAAGCGGTCGAAGCTGCAGATCGAACAAGCGCAGTCGGAAATGGCGATTGCGGCGCTCGAGCTCAAGGCCGCTGAGGCCAAACAGAACGCCATGAAGGTCAAGGTCGATCGCCGGCAGATTCTCGCGCCGATCAGCGGCATGATCACCAAGGTCGAGCGCAAGCCCGGCACCTGGGTCAATCCCGGCGACCCGATCGTGCGGATCATCTACCTGGAGCGGCTACGCGTGAAAGGCCACGTCGAGTCGGCCGATTACTCGCCCAGCGTGATGCTCGGCCGCGCGGTGAAGGTCAAAGTACAGTTGCCGGCCGGCCCCCGTGGATTCACCGGCAAAGTCGTGTTCTGCAACCCGGAAATCGACCTCAACGGCAAGTTCGAAGTGTGGGCCGAAATCGACAACCCGCAGGAAGACGGCCGCTGGACCTTGCATCCCGGCCTGACCAGCGAGATGTCGATCGACATGTCGGGCGTGGCCCCGCCGGTCGCGCCCGAGGCGGCGCAGACGCCGGTCGGCGCGACGCCTTCGACGCGCCGCACGGCAACCAAGCGCTCGCGATAGTTTCTCAGCCCTGGCCCACGCGCGCCGCTCGCGGCGCGCAGCACAGCACGCCGTGCCATCCCTTGCCGACAGCCTGGTTTCGAGTTCGGCCCGCAAGCTGGCGCTGCGGGTGCGCCCGGAGCTTTCGGCCCGGCGCCATAAGTACCAAGGCCGCACCTACTGGGTGGTCAAGGAACCGGTCGGGCTGAACTACTTCCGGTTCCAGGAGGAAGAGTACGCCATCTTGCGGATGCTCGACGGGACGGTGAGCCTCGACGACATCAAGGAGCGTTTCGAGGCCCAGTTCCCGCCGGAAAAGATCACCGTCGAGGAGATTCAGCATTTCATCGGCACGCTCCACCGTAGCGGGCTGGTGATTGCCGACGTACCCGGCCAGGGCAAGCAGTTGCTCGAGCGGCGCAACGAGCGCCGCCGCAAAGAGCTGCTGCAAATGGTCGGAAACATTCTGTCGCTACGGTTCAAGGGTATCGACCCGGACCGGATTCTGAACTGGCTCTATCCCAAGGTGAGCTGGTTCTTCACGACCTGGTGCCTGGCGCTGTGTGTGCTGGCGGCGGCGTCGGCGCTGTTGCTGGTGCTCGTGCAGTTCGACGAGTTCCAATCACGGCTGCCGACCTTTCACCAGTTCTTCAGCGCCAAGAATTTCCTGCTCCTGGGCGGCACGCTGGCCATTACGAAAATTCTCCACGAGTTCGGCCACGCGCTGACCTGCAAACATTTCGGCGGCGAATGCCACGAAATGGGCGTCATGATCCTCGTGTTGACGCCGTGCCTGTACGTCAACGTCTCGGATAGCTGGATGCTGCCCAACAAGTGGCATCGGGCCGCGATCGGCGCGGCCGGCATGTACGTCGAACTCTGCATTGCCACGATCTGCACGTACGTCTGGTGGTTCAGCGAGCCGGGCGTGCTCAATCACTTGTGCCTGAGCACGATGTTCGTCTGCTCGGTTAGCACGTTGATCTTCAACGCCAACCCGCTGCTCCGCTACGACGGTTACTACATCCTCTCGGACATCCTCGAGATCCCGAACCTGCGGCAGAAAAGCTCGACGATCCTCAGCCGCACCTTGAGCGAATGGTGCCTGGGGCTCGAGCCGCCCGACGATCCGTTCCTGCCCGAGCGCAACCAGTGGCTGTTCGCCACCTATACCGTGGCAGCCGTGATCTATCGCTGGGTGGTCGTGTTCTCGATCTTGTTCTTCTTGAACAAGGTCTTCGAGCCGTACCGGTTGAAGATCATCGGTCAGATCATCGCGATGGGCTCGGTGTGGGGACTGCTGGGCCAGCCGATGGTGCAATTGTTCAAATTCATGCGTGTTCCGGGGAGGACCCGCCAGGTGAAGAAGCTGCGTTTGCTGGCGACCGTCGGCGTCGTCGCCGCCGTGATCGCGGCGGTCTGCCTGATCCCATTGCCGTATCGCGTCAATTGCACCTTCGAAGTCAAGGCCCGCGATGCCTCGAACGTCTATGTCGACACGGCCGGCATCCTGAGCGAACTGAACGTCCAGCCGGGCGATCGGGTCGAAGAGGGCCAGGTGTTGGCCGTGCTGCGCAATCCCGAAATCGAACTCGAGATGAACAAGCTCGAGACGCAACTGGCCGAATGCGATGCCCGGACCCAAAACCTGCAAGCCATCGCTTTCGACGATCCGACCGCCTCGGGCGACATCGCCGTCGAGGAGGAGAAACGGCCCCTGATCGTCCGCCAGATCGAAGAGAAGCAGCACGATCTCGATTCGCTGGAGCTGCGCGCCCCGGCGGCCGGCTTTGTGCTGCCGCCCCCGGAGACGCCTGCTCGGCCGCAGCAAGAGGAAGAGCAACTTCCCGGCTGGATCGGCACGCCCCTCAAGGAACAGAACATCGGCGCGATGCTGTCCGAAAGCACGCTGTTCTGCCAGATCGGCGATCCGACCAAGATGCAGGCCGTGCTCGTGATCGACCAGAGCGACTTGCTGTTCGTCTCCCGCGGACAGGACGTCGACCTGATGCTCGAACAAATGCCGGGCCGGGTGTTCTCGACCAAGATCGAGGACATCGCCAATCTCGATCTGAAGCAGATGCCCAAGCCGCTGTCGAACAAGGCGGGCGGCGATCTGCCGACCAAGACCGACGAGGCCGGTAACGAACGCCCGATGAGCGCCAGCTACCAGGCCCGCGCGGCGTTCGACGGACCGACCGACGCCCTGCGATTGGGCCTGCGCGGCCAGGCGAAGATCTACGCTCGCCCGCAAACCTTGGGGCAGCGGCTCTACCGGCTCGTCGTCAAGACGTTCAACTTCGACCTGTAAGGCCCGTGCGCGGTGCAGCGGACAGGTCCGGAGCCACGGGCCCAACCAGCCCACTTCAACCGCGTGGCAGCCAGCCGGCGTGATCGATCTGCTTGCCGGGCGCGCCGCGCTGCAAGATTTCGCGCAAGTGGCCGGGAATCGGCGTCTTGTCGAGCGTCACGGCATCGACCATCACGTACACCGTCTCCGACGTGGCGATGACGTCGGTCGACCCCGCCCGGCGGAACTCGCAGCTCGCGCTGAACGACGTGTTGCCCAGGTTCAGCGTGCGAACCGAGATTTCCAGCACATCGTCAAAGCGGGCCGAGGCCCGCCAGTCGATCGATTGCCGCACGGTCTTGTAGTCGAACTGTCCGGAGATCATCGAGTCGCCCAGCGCCATCGCCCGCAGGAACTCGGTCGTGGCCAGGTCGACATACTCCGAGTAGCGCCCGTTATAGACGATCTTCTGCGCATCGCATTCGCTGTAGCGGACGCGCAGGTAATAGCGGAAATCGACGTCGGTCATCAGGGACGCACCGCACGAGGATAGCAGCACGCGCAAGGGTGCACGCGGCTAGCGGGTCCGGAACTATAACCCGACGCCGCGCACCTCGCTATGGCCGAGTGGCGCTCGCAGCGTTTCGCGTCCATTATCCCCCGCGGCGCGGCTGCAGCTCGCCGGCGAGCAGTTCGCTGCCGGCGTTCGACTCGAAGGCGTGCAAGCCGAATCTCGCCGAGAGTTCCTGGCAGAGTTGAACTCCGCGGACGCTGTTGCCCTTGGCGTCGAGCCGGGGTGAAAACACGCCGATCCCCAGCTTGCCCGGCACCACGGCGACGACGCCACCGGCCACGCCGCTCTTGGCCGGCAGGCCCACGCGGAAGGCCCATTCGCCGGCGTAGTCGTACATGCCGCAGGTCAGCATGATGCTGAGCAGGTCCTTGACGTACTCGGCCTCCAGGGCGCGCACGCCCGTGATGGGATTCACGCCGCCGTTGGCCAGCGTGGCCCCCATCACGGCCAGGTCGTGACAGGTGACCATCACCGAGCACTGCTGGAAGTAGAGCTCGAGCGAGTCCTCGAAGTGCTCGCCCACCATGTTGAAGTTGCGCATCAGGTGCGCGATGGCCCGATTGCGATGGCCCGTGGTGCGCTCCGACATGAACACGGTGTTGTCGATGTAGACGTCGCGACCGCAATAACGGCCGAACATGGCGATCAGCCGCGAGACGCGCTCGGGATAGTCCTTGCCGGCCACGAGGTCGGCCGTGGCGATCGCGCCGGCGTTGACCATCGGGTTGAACGGCCGGTTCGAGGCCTCGTCGAGCACGATCGCGTTGAACGCTTCGCCCGTGGGCTCGACGCCGACGCGCCGCAACACCGCGTCGCGGCCGTGGTCTTCAAGCGCCAATCCGAAGACAAACGGCTTCGAGACCGACTGAATGCTGAAAGTCTGCTGATAATCGCCGACGTCGAACGATTGACCGGCAGCGGTGACGATGCTGATGCCGAACCAGTCGGGATTGGCCTTCGCCAATTCGGGAATGTAATCGGCCACGGTGCCGTCGTTCACCGGGGCAAACTGTGCGTGCAGTTGCGCCAGCGTCTGCCGCAACGGAGCGGCGGCCGACTTCATACGGCTGACCAGGGCGTCGATCTCATCCGGACCGTCCGAGCGTTGCATGGCGCAAAATTCTCCGCAGGTGCACTCGCGAGACGCTATTGGGCCAGCCGGTCGGCAATCCGCTGCAGCTCTTGCGCGAGCGGATGCTGAGGATGGCGATTGACGAACAGTCCGCTGGAGGCCAGATGGGCCATTTCCTCGGACAGCGGCAGCATGCCCACGACCGGCGCCTGGTAGGCGTCCTGCACGCGTTGGGCCAACGCCTCGGTGTGCAGTTTGGCCGGAACCTTGTTCAGCACCACCAGCAGCTCGCCCACCTCGAGCCGCCGCGCCAGCTCGACCGTGACCGACGTACCTTGGAAATCCTGGTTGTCGGGCCGCAGGATCAGCAGGAACACGTCGGAGATGGCGATCGACAGCAGCGTCTCTTCGTTCACGCCCGGATGCGTGTCGATCAGCAGGTAGTCGAGATCGAGCACCTGGATCAAGCGCTGAAAACCCTCGTTGAGCAAGGCCACGTCGTAGCCTTCGCGAATCACCTTGGCGATGGCCCCCGTGTCGATGCTCGAGGGAATGAGAAACAGCTTGGTCCGCGGGCCATACTGGTTGGGGTTGCCGAAGGCCGCGTCGGTCACGTCGTAGGCGGCCTGCTCGATGCGGGCCTTGCCCCAGAGGAAATCGTTCAGGGCGTACTGAAAATCGCCCGGTCCCTTGGCAAAGATCACGTGGATGCCGGGCGATTGGATGTCGGTGTCGATCACGCCCACGCGTTTGCCGCGGCTGGCCAACAGCACCGACAGGTTGGCCGTGATGTTCGACTTGCCGGTGCCCCCGCGAAAGGAATGGATCGAGATCGTCTTCGGCACCAGCGTGGTCCTGTAAGTGTGGGAAGGCAAAGACAAAGTCAGACAACGACAACGCCGGCGTGCAGATCAGGTCGCGACTTTGCCCGCTTTCAGTTGGCGCGCCAGATGTTGCAGGTTCTTAAAATAGTCGCCGCCGGCGATCTCCTCGACCTCCGCGTCGCGCCGGCCGACGTCGAGAGCGAGAAAAGTGATCTCGGTCGAATCGACCGACAGCGTGCCGAGCTGCTCGTCATCGTAGTTCGCGTCGAAGGGCACCACACGCAGGCAAGGCCCCTGCGGCGCGACTTGAAACACGGTTCCCTCGCCGAGCAGGTGCGATTGGACGCGCCGCCCGTCGACGAAGACGCCTTTGTCGCTGACCACGGACAGCTCCCAGTCCCCCTCCCGCGGCCGTAACACCGCATGTGCCCGCGATACGAAAGGGCTGGTGAGGACGACGTCGTTGTCCGGCGCGCGCCCGATCCGGATCGCGGTCTCCGGGGTGACTTCGAAGAATTGCCAACGCTGCAAGGCATGGACCCGGGATGCATCCAGTAACTCGAGCGCAATCGGCGGCGAGGGAGCGGACATGTGCGGGAGGTCCGGCCGGGGGGTGATTGCTTCGGTCAAGTCAAAAACAAAGCAGCGGGTAGCAAATTTTGTTCCGCGAACGGGAACAAGTATCCGAACCAGATGCCGGACAAACAGTTACAGATTCTCGCTGCCTTGGGGCCGCGGAATGTCTGCTAGCCGTGCGCGCAGCGCCTGCCGGCCCGTTGCCACGACTATGCGCAGCCAGCCGCGGGGGGGTTCCCCGGATCAGGCCGACGCAGCCGTCGCCTCGTGCTCCAGACTGCACATGACGGGCAGAAAATCGACGAGATCGCCCGACGCGTCGAACTGGATTGCGCGCGGCTCGGTAAGAATGTCGAGGTCGGCGCGCGAACGGGCCTCGTCGAGATAGGCAGTCGAGCATTCGACCTCGCCGAGATGCAGCGTGTTGCGCGCCCAGAGCACCCGGGCCTGGGGCGGCTCGACCAGCCCGA from Pirellulales bacterium includes:
- a CDS encoding biotin/lipoyl-binding protein; protein product: MPSLADSLVSSSARKLALRVRPELSARRHKYQGRTYWVVKEPVGLNYFRFQEEEYAILRMLDGTVSLDDIKERFEAQFPPEKITVEEIQHFIGTLHRSGLVIADVPGQGKQLLERRNERRRKELLQMVGNILSLRFKGIDPDRILNWLYPKVSWFFTTWCLALCVLAAASALLLVLVQFDEFQSRLPTFHQFFSAKNFLLLGGTLAITKILHEFGHALTCKHFGGECHEMGVMILVLTPCLYVNVSDSWMLPNKWHRAAIGAAGMYVELCIATICTYVWWFSEPGVLNHLCLSTMFVCSVSTLIFNANPLLRYDGYYILSDILEIPNLRQKSSTILSRTLSEWCLGLEPPDDPFLPERNQWLFATYTVAAVIYRWVVVFSILFFLNKVFEPYRLKIIGQIIAMGSVWGLLGQPMVQLFKFMRVPGRTRQVKKLRLLATVGVVAAVIAAVCLIPLPYRVNCTFEVKARDASNVYVDTAGILSELNVQPGDRVEEGQVLAVLRNPEIELEMNKLETQLAECDARTQNLQAIAFDDPTASGDIAVEEEKRPLIVRQIEEKQHDLDSLELRAPAAGFVLPPPETPARPQQEEEQLPGWIGTPLKEQNIGAMLSESTLFCQIGDPTKMQAVLVIDQSDLLFVSRGQDVDLMLEQMPGRVFSTKIEDIANLDLKQMPKPLSNKAGGDLPTKTDEAGNERPMSASYQARAAFDGPTDALRLGLRGQAKIYARPQTLGQRLYRLVVKTFNFDL
- a CDS encoding acyl-CoA thioesterase, which translates into the protein MTDVDFRYYLRVRYSECDAQKIVYNGRYSEYVDLATTEFLRAMALGDSMISGQFDYKTVRQSIDWRASARFDDVLEISVRTLNLGNTSFSASCEFRRAGSTDVIATSETVYVMVDAVTLDKTPIPGHLREILQRGAPGKQIDHAGWLPRG
- the glsA gene encoding glutaminase A; its protein translation is MQRSDGPDEIDALVSRMKSAAAPLRQTLAQLHAQFAPVNDGTVADYIPELAKANPDWFGISIVTAAGQSFDVGDYQQTFSIQSVSKPFVFGLALEDHGRDAVLRRVGVEPTGEAFNAIVLDEASNRPFNPMVNAGAIATADLVAGKDYPERVSRLIAMFGRYCGRDVYIDNTVFMSERTTGHRNRAIAHLMRNFNMVGEHFEDSLELYFQQCSVMVTCHDLAVMGATLANGGVNPITGVRALEAEYVKDLLSIMLTCGMYDYAGEWAFRVGLPAKSGVAGGVVAVVPGKLGIGVFSPRLDAKGNSVRGVQLCQELSARFGLHAFESNAGSELLAGELQPRRGG
- a CDS encoding MinD/ParA family protein, with product MPKTISIHSFRGGTGKSNITANLSVLLASRGKRVGVIDTDIQSPGIHVIFAKGPGDFQYALNDFLWGKARIEQAAYDVTDAAFGNPNQYGPRTKLFLIPSSIDTGAIAKVIREGYDVALLNEGFQRLIQVLDLDYLLIDTHPGVNEETLLSIAISDVFLLILRPDNQDFQGTSVTVELARRLEVGELLVVLNKVPAKLHTEALAQRVQDAYQAPVVGMLPLSEEMAHLASSGLFVNRHPQHPLAQELQRIADRLAQ
- a CDS encoding FHA domain-containing protein; the protein is MTEAITPRPDLPHMSAPSPPIALELLDASRVHALQRWQFFEVTPETAIRIGRAPDNDVVLTSPFVSRAHAVLRPREGDWELSVVSDKGVFVDGRRVQSHLLGEGTVFQVAPQGPCLRVVPFDANYDDEQLGTLSVDSTEITFLALDVGRRDAEVEEIAGGDYFKNLQHLARQLKAGKVAT